Genomic window (Eublepharis macularius isolate TG4126 chromosome 6, MPM_Emac_v1.0, whole genome shotgun sequence):
TGACTCTGAAAATTGGATCATGTGtatcccactcctccgcttgaagccagctgggtgacctggggtcagtcacagcttctcagagctctctcagccccacccacctcacggtggtggtggtggtggtggtgaggataataataataacacactttgtaaatcgctctgagtgggtgttcagttggcctgaagggcagtatatgaatcgaatgctactattattattattgtctatCGGAGTTCTTATGTGTGAGAAGCTGTCTGGACTTTGAAAAGCAGagatggtagctctaggaaggGTACTTGCTCTATCCCATGCGATCCAAAAGGAGCTTTCCTGGGCCAGCGCCTTTTCCCACCAGCTCCTAGTAAGTGACCTTGCGTGAGATCAGGTGGAACTTAGATGTAAGATGCAAAATTAGCATCCGAACATTGACGGTTGCTCTAATCATCTAATGTTTTAATTTCTCTGTGGAATGATTAGgctcttttttccccctaagTGGTAGATAGAAATCTGCAGGCCCAGAGGCTTTGAGAGGGCAGCAGGCCAGGTGAAGCGGTACTACCAGAGCTTCTCAATGGCTTCGTATTCTCAGCATGCTACCATGAAGCACATTCTGCTTCCAGATGTTGTTAGGAGGGGAAGAGGCTCCAGGCCACTTTTTGACATGGGAACATAGCAGCTCTTCTGCACAACAGGTTCCCAGCAGGAGCAGTCTGTCTGAACAGCAGCAACTTTGAATTATATCACCCAGAGTCTGTGAAGATCCACAGCTGTGGTTAACTACTggttgttttggggggggggggttaagtcaTCGGACCTCTTCGTGGCCCCTCAGCCTGTCTGGGGAAACTGTTCTTGGAGAAGGAAATTTACCGTCTGGACTTGCAGCCACGCAGGAAGGATTTCTAAGGGCTTCAAAAAAGACCCAGTATGTTGACAATTTAATAATGCCGGCTGGTGGAAGGCATTCTTTTCAGTGAGGAACGAGCGTGTTTTCGGCATGATAGGTGAAAAGTCCGGTATTGGCTTGCTCAGAGGCTTACTGGGGGCAGCGAGCCAGGTGGGATGAGGAAGTCATTCATGatacaaaagaaaaggaagtaATTTGCAACGCTTCATTACAGCTTGGCAGCGGCAACAAGTGTTTTGGGCAGTGTCCCTCTGGGAGGAGTATTGTATACTCTGACACAAAGTGCTGTTGACTTCAGTGGGGCTTGTTTCCAAGTAAACTTGTCGAAATTCGAGTGGTAATGAAGTACCATAAAttatttccccttcctttttagTTTAAAATGCAAAACTCTTTGTATGCATGACTTTGGAAGAGCAAGATATCTTGCTTGATATTTAAAAGAACTATGTATTTAGAATCGTTATTATCAGTAAGAATTCCAGTGAGTTGTTTGAGTTCCTGCAGCGTTGTCAATTCAAGTGGGCCTCTGTCTTTTCTGTTCTTCCAAACCATGGATCAGAAATGCACCAGAGCCATGATATTCAGTAGTGGTTCTTTGACAGGCCGCCTGTGGCTCTTACGAGCATCGTTTCTCAATGCGGGACCTGCCCCGTTTTTCAGAAAAGTGGGCAATGCCCTTGCCTGGTGCggtttgtggttggcaggtggtttgcACCTTGAAGGGGCTGGAGCTAGAGGAACGAGTAAACTGCAAACTCCCTCAGGTGCAGGGGTCATGTCAGAGATAGAAGTAAATGTGATCATTTTGAGTGATGGTAACTTGAAATGTGGCTCCAGCCAGAGTATCGCTGCGCCAGATGTTGCCTTCTCCGTTGTTGCATTTTGACTACCTGCCTGACTTGCTAGCAGTTGTGACATTTGTGTGtagatcatagagttggaaggggccatacagaccatctagtccaaccacctgcccagtgcaggatcagcctaaagcatctctgacaaatattcggaCGATACCCAGATCAGACGATACTCAGCTAGGGCAtgtctttttgcaaaaatataaaaaggtAACCCCTCAAAATTTCTCACATCTTGGGATGCCTAGAGACCCGTAGTGCTATACAAAAAGTATTTAACAGGGTGGTGGTCAACCAGCCAGATAACTGACAGGACAGCTTAGGTGGGACAGAGACAAAGCAAAGGGGTGTGGAGATGGGATTTCCTTCaaatcagggtggataaaaatcagtgatttttttttaaaaaaatcagattttaaaaatttaaatcagatttttaaataaaatgttttttgaggaaaaatctatctaaagatagttttctatttaagatatattataatccaaaggttatcatcatgaaataaggattagtttttaattatgtagcatgaggctgtatattcatgcaatgtttacattttttggtaaacgaattcTATTAagccattcacaatgtcatgctcaaaaagagtccagtagcacctttaagactaaccaattttattgtagcataagctttcgagaatcaagttctcttcgtcagatgcataactcctctgcatctatgacaatGTCATGCTGtttcagaggtttctgtaagattattgggcagtttttctatctAGCAGATGTTACCAccgatgcttggttttacagttctcaaaactgtgaatttctGTCTGCAGAGTTtacgtctcttcttcacagcaaaaaggttataaaataaacatactcagttgagaaaaagaccttaatcccattgttcctttgcaaatctttgtacacagaaccaaccccttccctcttaagtgctaagtttcaaaaaaatgCAATGAatggaagattgttgggagtagaatagatctgcgcAAGAAGCTAaatgtgaggagtctttatgtagaaaaccatgatttaaatctagtctttcTGACTAAATCATTATTTAAATCGattcgatttaaatcaaatccaccctgcttcaAATATCAGTTCTGAAACAGAAAGCACAGTTTGGGGGCATGTGGAGTGGCAAAGGATTTTTGAGTCCATGGCTAGACCATAGCTTGGCTGTCTCATCCAAACCAGATTATGGGCTGTCCGTATAGCCTGTCTGGCTGGTAGAGTATGCTGAGAATTGAGAGGGCAAATCTGCCACATGTCAGAAGGATTTGGATGCAGTCATGGTCATTTTAAGGACTACTCAGGTCTTTAAAGAGACAAATGTGTAGGGACttagagagagaaaggaaataatATAAAACAACCATGGAGCAAGATTGCCACGTACATATAGAGATGTTGGTATACGGGTCATTTGCACAACAAGTAACCATATAGAAACTAAAAGGAATTGTTGGCTCTGGTATTCAAAGGCAAACTGTCTCTATGCAGGAATATTCTTTTTAGTGGACTTGATAAGAGCAATGTCCACCCTGTCTTCTAAAGCCTTGTAAGCTACTGCATCTTGAGGCAATAAAATTTTATCCTTGTGAAGCTGGGTTCGAGATAAAGTTAAAGTCTAAAGGCATTATCTCAGTAGCTCTTGCTGTTCGTCTCTTAGCTGGAATCTTTAAAACAAGAGCAGTACTTAGATGAGTACCAAAAGAACAATCAAGGTTTATAGGCCTACTTTGTCAAGAGAACAGGGTTGGCGCCTTTTCCTTAAGGTTCAAAATTTGCAACAGAGACATTACTTCATTGCTGCGGAGTTACAGGAAAGTTCCCAATCCCGTCTTGTGGTGTAAAGCTTGTAGCTTTACTGGGGCAGGAATTCCCTCCCATGAACTGGCTGGGTAGGTGGAAATAGGCTTGCTGCCTTCCGAGGCTTGGTTGAATAATggttttttagttttttaaattcCCTCTATAGTGGTATATTTAAAGTGATGTTAGAAAAACAGAGTTGGGGTACAGCTCTGAATACCCTTAGGTACTGCTTGGCTCCTTCACGTCTCCTTCGAAGCAGTTATCTGTGAAGGCCTGCAGAATGCAAACTGTGCAAGCAGCCTAGCACAACAAAGTGGCTTTGCACTGTGCCTAGAATTCTGGCTTGACAGATCAGCCCCAAAGCATCACAATTCACAAGCGTTTGGATATAGGAGGGAATTTTTGTGGAATGAACTGTTTGGGACAAAGGAAATAATTTCTCCGCTGTTGGATTATTTGGTTTTTGCATACTCCATATGGGAGACTTTCTGGTAACTTAAAACTTGTCCACCTATTAATGACCCCCATTGTTGGAGAGGATACAATCAAATTGGCACTTACTACGATTGCTGGAGGGAATGCCCGTGGATCAGTAAATTTTGGGAAAACATCCTTAAAATGATTAACAAAATTACAGGATATAACACATCATGTTGCCCAGAGATTGTACTTCTCAGTCTCTGGGAGACCACAGATATACCTGAGATATGCAGAGAACTAATCTCGATTATGTTAattgcagcaaaaacaataatTGCAAAACATTGGAAACTGAAAGAATACCCCTCTATACAACAATGGGTTAGCAAAATATGGGAATACCCAATCATGGATAAAATATCAGATTGTATCTCAACAGCTGAAAATAAGTACTTTCATTCTAATTTCATGAAAAGATAGTCTCCTTTTCTTGATTTtatagagaaaaaaagagaagatgaAAATAAGATTCAAGGTAGTCTCAAAATAATTGCCATGTATTAACTTACTAGCTAATTATTGTTATATCAACCTAATGTTCATCTGTATAGTTGTATTGTGACTTTGAACGTTTATCATAACTGTTCCATTTTTGTATATGTATGtagttttatttagaacatttaaaaaaattaaaattaaaaaaaagaacttgtCCAAATGAATGCTGGGGAGAACGCTCTGTGGTTTCCCGCTGTTTTGACAAACCATGGAGTTCTGGAGTGGGCGTGAAAAGTTGCAGACTTCAGAACTGGGTAAATATTTGTGTCTGAATGAGGAGCTTAGTAAAGACTGAGTCCTGTCCAAATAGGATGGGGTCAGTATCTTTCCATGAAGCATCCTTGGGAGATGGCTGTCTATTTTGTTCTCTTCCCAGTGTTCATTTACCAGCCGACTGCCGGTGAGAGGCTGGCTTGCTGTGGCCATACTGGTGACTTGGTATGAGTAAGGATTTCATTCCAGCATGAACTGTACATCTGTGCAGTTGCTTGAACAGTGTACGCTGTATGCAGTGCTCACTGCCCCCCCTGAGATGCAAGCGTATTGGCGATTGCATGCATCAGGGTAGCTGCAAATGTGCTACTCTCAACATGCACACAGTATTGCGCGTTTTTTAATGCCCGCATGGGATTAATGCATTCTTGACAACTGTGGTGCTGACTAACATTAAGAAAGGTAGAGttgtttgtaaatattttattttttatttatttatgtcatttagagtccgcctttctcactgaaactcaaggcggattacacagtatgagattagcacaatcagtatcaagtacatttcaatacagtatcaaggacatttccataaacaatgccataaacttgtaaatagatacaagtttaaaagacatagtaatagcaagaatccaatacaaatcCAATCCaatactataaatgacataaataaataaaatattcacaGCTTTAGACTTGGGCCAAATTAACACCCTTGTTTTATGTTTGATAGTATCAGTATTTATATCTGTAGAAGGTTTATGTGCCACGTCTCCAGACCTGCTAGGACAGCTCACAGCTACGACAGAGCTAAGCAACAGCAGTAGAAACAATAGAACCAGTCATGCCAATAAGAAGTCATGCACATAAAACAGCCCTGTTTAAAACAATGTTAATAAAATAGTAGAGCATCTACTGTATATAAATAATGACATGAAGAATTGCAGTCTGGGCACTTCTTAAGTGGAAAAAAATAACCTCTTTATGGTAGTTTTTAAGGTAGGGCTTCCATTGTCGTAATGCCAAGCAGCAGTTTCTCCAGCCGAGCGCGGCCCAATTTATTTTGTGGCTGGTTCCAAATGTAACCCCTCAGGGTCAGGGCCTATCCCTACTCTCCTACTTGAGATTTCCTTTCAAGACATGTTAGGATTCATGCTCAGGACTTTCAGGTGTGCACACTGCCCTTGATTTGTATACCCTCCCCTTCGCAATCAAACCGtgctgagagccaatttggtgtagtggttaagagcagcaggactctaatctggagagccaggtttgattccccactcctcctcttgaagccaactgggtgaccttggatcggtcccagcttctcagagctctctcagccctacccacctcacagggtgatattaCATACATACTTTAtaatccgctctgagtgggcgttgagttgtcctgaagggcagtatataaattgaatgttgttgttgttctgtttacATACAGCCTAgtttctggggagggggagaacagaGGGAGACCTAAACTCCAAACGGCTTTGTTTGATGCCTATTAATCTGTGTGACTGTCTCCCCAACAGAAAATGATCCACAGTTTGTTTCTTATAAACTGTTCTGGTGATATATTCTTGGAGAAGCACTGGAAGAGTGCGGTCAGCCAATCTGTATGTGattatttctttgaagctcagGAGAGGGCAGCCGATGTGGAAAATGTGCCTCCCGTCATTCCCACACCTCACCACTACCTCATCAGCATCTATCGGGATAAAATCTTTTTTGTGTCTGTCATACAGACAGAGGTGCCGCCTCTCTTTGTCATCGAGTTCCTTCACCGGGTTGCAGACACCTTCCAGGTCAGTTTGTAGGACAGCCCCAGGTCAGTTTGTAGGACAGCTGTGTGACTTGTAGGTGAAAACATTGGGTTCAGACAGACAGGTGGGAGTAGGGAAAAAAGAAAGTCCTGCTGCTTGGGTGTGAGTGAGGGGTGAGGTGGGGGTTACAGATAGCATGGGGTAGGGGGAGGTCACCACGACACAAACTCGATGTTTCTTCTCTTTGCTCTGTATGTTAATAACAATACTAGAGGAAATGGCTTGGgaaatcccaccctcctcagcattTCTAGCCACTGATACCCAACAAAGAGCCTAGACATGGTTCAAAAAGTTGCCAAAGGTTCTAACAGCCCAGAAATACCAAGGGCAACCCCAGCACAAGGGAATCGGAAACAACAGACCAGGGCTCAAAACAATCAAAGATCAAAGTATAATCCAATTTCATatattacaaagtgcaaaagtgctataaatacatgcAAAAGTACATAATAGATTATACAATATTATTCAAAAGTGCATAAATACAGAGTCCAATCATAGGGTGATTACAAAtcttcactgtccggaacaaatccaCCAGTTAAAGTGCGAATGCCAAAAATTAACAGAGAAGAATCGGCAGGTGGGGGCTTGTGCCAAATATTATTCATTAACAGTCCATGAAGTCAAAAACATGTGGAaaacaacgccgacgggggtttgcaggcaaataacattaatcCGTTTCTTGAGtaccactcctcacttcctccagGGCGTGAAACAATTCGGACTGAACATACTGCGAAAGAAAAATTAACAATAAACAAATATCCACAAACTTTACTTAAAGCAGTAGACAAACAGAAACAACTCACAGTATGTGAGTATGTGAAGATTTGTAATCACCCTATGATTGGACTCTGTATTTATGCACTTTTGAATAATATTGTATAATCTATTATGTACTTTTgcatgtatttatagcacttttgcactttgtaatatATGAAATTGGATTATACTTTGATCTTTGATTGTTTTGATCCCTGGTCTGTCGTTGCCAAAGGTTCTAACAGCAGCAAGGGTACAATTGGAAAGATGAAAAGTGTCCAACTAGAGGAACCTAGAAAGATAAATCGATAGAATATGTGGCACtggcaaaattaacaaattatataaatagaagacccgttaaagaatttgaaaagaaatgggaaaattacttTTCTGATTATAGAtaaaaatgagaaataaaagatatGAATTAACAATGTAAATTTGGACATGAGCTTTGACTAACAAGAGTTTATAGAAATGCTGTCTACTTTAAGTTTCAAATTTTTCGAAACAGGGTGTAGACACAcatattatttaatttgattaATAAAGTATAATTAGCATAATTTGGTATGTTATAGCATATTATTGTTAGTATTAGAAATGTTTAGATCATAATATGTTTTAAATAGTTTGGAGGTAAGAAAAGTACAACAATGAATATCATTAAATACTCTAAAATACAGTATTATATCTTCAATATTTGATTTTAAAGTGAGATATAGTAAAATAGAGGAAACATTTCTGGTTGATATAAATCCAAACAGGATAGCAAAATGATATATGATTATTGTATTCTATATTGTATTTGTAGTGGGTATGTTAATCTTCTTTTAGTATAATTTGtatttctcttccatttttattttgtctcctttttattgtttagaaaataaaaaatgtgTACTAAACAAAAAGTTGCTGAAGGCTTTAAGATGCACTGTGGCTGTTGCCAGTTGCATGATAAACGATAGCAAATGTATTCTTTCCGCAGCCCCAGTTCTTAGGTGCTGGAAGTGCTTAACCAGACTAAATTGCCTCCTTTTCATCTTCTGGTTGGCCCAGGATTACTTTGGAGAGTGTTCAGAGACGGCGATTAAAGACAATGTTGTTATTGTGTATGAGTTGCTGGAAGAGATGCTGGACAATGGCTTTCCACTGGCCACAGAATCCAATATTTTGAAAGAACTCATCAAACCTCCCACAATCCTACGCTCTGTTGTGAACTCCATCACAGGTATCCTGATGGCTTCTGAATGTAATAAGTTCTTGTGTTGTTATCGATGCAATTAAGGGTAGTTCTTGAAATCAAAGGAGGACTTTAGGAATGTGAATGCCTGGTGGGGAAAAAATGGACAATTTCAGAAATACAGGggggacccccccaccccccgacttTTTCTATTTGGGAGATTTGAGGGAGCAGTGGGGAAAAAATtatatgaaatattttttcttttgaaaccAGTGAAATGCTTTTATAGACAAAGTTTTACCCACTTGGTGTGTAGCATGAAAGTTTAATAACCAAATATTCTTGTAACCTTGTTGTGTGATTGTATGAGatggtttctgtccaaataatacatttgcttttgtttactacaaaacttgtcttaattttttcccctacctctcagatggcaaaaattaatatACATCTGCTGAAGTCCTGGGTATATttgaaaactaaggcatttatgcttttaaattgaataaatatgccaaatagtacagcTTTGTATGCTAAGGTATAAATGCCATGTTTGATTATTTAAGCAGTCAGATAAGTTTAGGAATGAgaggaaagtaagtattgcatagATTTCTGTTTTCCAGAAAAAGAACCAAGGGAAAACAACTTTTTCCGCCACGGCTTCAGATTTCTGGCAATTTGACATCTCTCAGCAGACTtctttgccctctttcaaaaCTGCATTTGTGTGTGAAGTGTTTAGAAACTATTGTTTCTGAATAtccatttgcaaaatgtgttAATCTTACGGGCTTGGCAACTGCATGGCCTTAATTCTTGTCTTTTGGTATCTTACTGATTTTGTCGATCTGTCCTTTGTTTCCCCCCAAGGCAGCAGTAATGTGGGTGACACTCTTCCAACGGGCCAACTGTCCAACATTCCCTGGCGGAGAGCAGGTGTGAAGTACACCAACAACGAGGCCTACTTTGATGTGATTGAAGAAATTGATGCCATTATAGACAAATCTGGTAAGGTGTTTCCCTAGCTGAGAGTAGAGGCGTACAATCCAGTACTGATATACCAAATATATACCCAGATAATGGCTAAATTAGCATTATCTGGATACAtcaaatcaaattagagaatGCCGAATAAAATTGGGATACCAGATAAATTAATGCAACTCAGCCagtttttaaagctggctggctgtTTCTCCAAGCtgtttttattacttttatttcAGGGGCAATGCGTAGTCAATGGATGTGCATTAGAGAGATGTCTTTAAACTAACACaaccagaaaaagagagagccagtttggtgtagtggttaaaagtgcaggactctaatatggagaaccaggtttgattccccactcctccacttgaagccagctgggtgaccttgggtcagtcacagcttctaggagctctctcagccctatccacctcacagggtgttttgttgtggagataataatgacatgcattgtaaactgcactgagtgggcattaagttggcctgaagggcggtatataaatcaaatgctattattatttttaaaagctgagtTGCTTGGTTTACCGCCTGCCGGTGTTTCTTTATATATTATAGTTCTTGTGGAGGGTGAGAAAGTTGCGTAAACAATTGCTGTATTTACTTGTTAGCCTGTTCTTTGCTTCCATTTGCTTTTGGTGGGATTCTTCGGTTTGATGTTTGATGTTAGTTCtggtggattctctggtttgatgttggttcccttgcatcagtttggttctgttggctcAGCTTGGATTGGCAGtaggactggcttttggccaggggttgcctttgcctTAGAAAGCCTTGGAATGTTTTTCCGCATAGGAAACAAATGGAGAATGGCTgaggggcagcttgttcaggggcccatagaactggactcctgggtccaatcttcctgaaacttggaatcTTTAGTGAATAGGAAAGACTAGGTTCCCTGCAAGTAAAGTAAagtttacttgaaaaatgcccccctggCTCCCTAAATAGTCCCCCCCTgcatagagaataatggccaaatatatctgggattctctaataaaACTGAATCTGAATAGAGAATCTGACCAGGATATGAGGAATACTGAGTTTTTGTGGTATTCCTGATATCCAGATCTGAATAATATGGAAAAAAAAATGCTGAGAGAGCTTTATCCTTGAAGGATGGAACTGGATGATAGGAGATTAGAGTTGGGAAAAGATCTGAATCCTATTACTGTACATGAAAATACTTCAATAATAGGGAGTAGGAAGGAGCACATACGTGTTCCGAGAATACATGTGTTCAGGGAATTTTGCACGTGTTGCCTCACGAAAGCCAGTTTGGTAGGGCATCAGTGCACTTCCCAGCCAGGCACTTTATGGTGATTAATGTTGTCTGGTGTTTTTGTGGGTTTCTGacttaattgctgtttttagtaTTTTGACCAGTTTGCTGCTTTTGGTTTcattatatttgtgtgtgtgtgtgtgtgtgtgtgtgtgtgtgtgtgtcttgttaTCGAGATACAGTTTTGAAGTAGTTTAAATaaattcttccttcctttctctctcttccaggtTCCACTGTCTTTGCGGAAATCCAAGGAGTCATCGATGCGTGCATCAAGCTCTCGGGGATGCCCGACCTTTCACTTTCCTTCATGGTAAATGGAGCTCTTCTTTCGGCATAGCTACACTTCCGCTATTAACGATCCAGACTGTTATTTGTGGAGAAGGATTAGAAGTGCCATACAATAACCTATAGCACAAGAGAAACTTTTCTTGGTTTCTCTTTGTGCAAAACAAGTGGCAATCCAGTGCCTCTCACTGCTGCACTAGCAGACCTTGGATTGCCAGGACCCCCCAAGCAAGttctctgtgctgcttctgcttggcCAACCCAAGCTTTTAGTCTCTGGGTCGTCACCGTTTGGGGGCCCTTAAACCAAGCTACTGTTTGCCAGCTATAACAACATTTGTCAACGCTATTCCTTTTTTGACAACACCCATGGTGTCCCTATAGCTGGCTTCAGTCGTCAAGACTGGGTGTTTCATTGTGATTCTGTATTGGATAGACAGCTGATTTCCTGCTACAAATTCTCCCAATGGTTCAAATTATTTAATAAGGACCACAACAGAGCATTCTATGTAGTTAATATTCTTCCTTATTACCTCAGAACAGCCTTCCTCTCCGGTTCCAAATCATGCCAACAGCGATGTTGACTAGTCATTATCGCAAAATACCTGAGGCCCTCCATTATTGCATCTGTGGAGCCTGAGTTCCGGAAGACCTACCTCATTATTTATTATCCTGTCTTTTATGTGATGAGCCTAGAACGAAATTTCTCGTGGAGTTGTTAAAGGGTTTCAACTCTTCCCTAGTTACAGAGAAGCTGATTTTCCTCCTCTCAGATACTGAACCATTTGTTTCATATAGAGTATCACTTTTTGCTGTAGCAGCCAAAAAAATTCAGGCCAGAGCTGTTTGtagtaatgtttttattttatcagTACCTTTCGGGTTGTTCGTTTTAAACATTGACATTTGTTATTGTGTTCTATAATTTTGTTAGGTTTTTTTACGCGTCTGATTGGAAACGGTCTTTGGCCATAGACAGTAAAATTTTATGATGATTAAACCAGGCTACTGTCCTCAAGGGCTCCGTAAgctgcagcccaggaagaggAAAAGACTCTTATCTTTGTGTCCTCCAGGAGAGTTGTAGCTCCTAGCTCAGGCTAGCAAGGAAAGAAATCCCCAACTCTCCTCAATGGAACACATCAACTTATCTTCTGAAGCACAGTAGCCTATAatagagcataagctttcaaaaactacagctctcttcatcagatgcatctgatggtgagagctgtggttcccgaaagcttatgctacaacaaagttggttagtcttaaaggtgctactggactctactgttttgctactacagactaacg
Coding sequences:
- the AP3M1 gene encoding AP-3 complex subunit mu-1 — encoded protein: MIHSLFLINCSGDIFLEKHWKSAVSQSVCDYFFEAQERAADVENVPPVIPTPHHYLISIYRDKIFFVSVIQTEVPPLFVIEFLHRVADTFQDYFGECSETAIKDNVVIVYELLEEMLDNGFPLATESNILKELIKPPTILRSVVNSITGSSNVGDTLPTGQLSNIPWRRAGVKYTNNEAYFDVIEEIDAIIDKSGSTVFAEIQGVIDACIKLSGMPDLSLSFMNPRLLDDVSFHPCIRFKRWESERVLSFIPPDGNFRLISYRVSSQNLVAIPVYVKHTISFKENSSSGRFDVTIGPKQNMGKTVEGVVMTVHMPKAVLNMNLTATQGNYTFDPVTKVLTWDVGKITVQKLPSLKGMVNLQSGAPKPEENPSLNVQFKIQQLAISGLKVNRLDMYGEKYKPFKGVKYITKAGKFQVRT